The following is a genomic window from Amycolatopsis sp. BJA-103.
CCGTCCTTGCACAGGGCCGTCGCGCCGTCGGCCGCTCCCGGTCCGGTCGCCGGCCGGTGGACGCAGACGCCGTCGGTGTTGCGGTAGTAGTCGCTTCCGCACGCCGCCAGGTTCGGCGCCTTCGCCGTGGGTGTCGTCTTCGGGCGCGCCTTCGACGGCGGCGGTTCGACCTGCTTCGGGACCTCGACCGCGGCCGTCGTCGGCGGGACGAACTGCTGGGGCGTCGGTGTCGGTGTCGGCACAGCCGTGCTCGTGGTCGTGGGCGGCGCCCAGCTGCTGGTCGGCGTCGGCGGCATCGAGAACGTCGAGGATGTCGACACCGAGCCGGTCTTCGGCGTGACCCGCCCGGCGGGCACGGTCTCCACCCCACAGCCCCCGGCGACCAGAAGCCCGATCGCCAGTGCCATGCCCAGTTTCGTCGTTCTCTTCGGCATAACGGCCTCCCTGGCACGTGGTGGTGCCGCGTAGTCGGGAGATCGTTCGCCGGTGTTACCGCCGAAGAGGTCAGTCGACCATCGTGCCGCAACTGATGTTCAGTGCCGTCGCCGTCATGCCGCGCGCGTGGTCCGAAGCGGCGAAGGCGGCGACCCGGGCGACATCCTCCAAGGACGCCGTCCGGACCGGGCTTTCGAAGTCCGCCAACGACATCTCGACCAGTGGCGTGTTCGTCGATGGCCGCTTCGTCGAGCGCGTCGAACTGCGCGGTCCCGGCTTTCCCGCCCGCCGACCGGATTCCGCCGGCCACCC
Proteins encoded in this region:
- a CDS encoding DUF3761 domain-containing protein; amino-acid sequence: MPKRTTKLGMALAIGLLVAGGCGVETVPAGRVTPKTGSVSTSSTFSMPPTPTSSWAPPTTTSTAVPTPTPTPQQFVPPTTAAVEVPKQVEPPPSKARPKTTPTAKAPNLAACGSDYYRNTDGVCVHRPATGPGAADGATALCKDGSYSYSQNRRGTCSGHGGVRTWL
- a CDS encoding SDR family oxidoreductase — protein: MSLADFESPVRTASLEDVARVAAFAASDHARGMTATALNISCGTMVD